In Leucobacter sp. CX169, a single genomic region encodes these proteins:
- a CDS encoding aromatic acid exporter family protein has translation MSGPSTQPWLRTGRRVTSRFVASERAPLPQVLKASGAAVATWFVCLLIFPEQLPIFGAIAALLCVQESVNQSLTRGIERVVGVLLGVSVALGAGAIFGTQSWLFIAAILVAMTVGWALRMTSSSAVQIAITALLMIALGGQEFHYGVERLVETLIGAVIGVVVNALVVAPVRTSPVHQAVSGLVLETSAALDRLANALSEPRDEPWLDDMLTRARALQQDRTEVHALLRRARESLRLNPRGPKYRTLLAADDELFLRVQPIVTQVIGMSRALYDLYDTDLVTDPSVIGMVEEMRRAAHDLALLVRPDLPESEQPPQEPPALTAPYTIPRPHPVHWMLIGSLMEDLRRIRQEITGAVPPGAI, from the coding sequence GTGAGCGGTCCGTCGACGCAGCCGTGGCTGCGCACCGGGCGGCGCGTGACATCCCGCTTCGTCGCGTCCGAGCGCGCGCCGTTGCCGCAAGTGCTCAAGGCGAGCGGCGCGGCAGTCGCGACCTGGTTCGTCTGCCTGCTCATCTTCCCCGAGCAGCTGCCGATCTTCGGCGCGATCGCTGCGCTGCTGTGCGTGCAAGAGAGCGTGAACCAGTCGCTCACCCGCGGCATCGAGCGCGTCGTCGGCGTGCTCCTCGGCGTCTCGGTCGCCCTCGGCGCCGGCGCGATCTTTGGCACCCAGTCCTGGCTGTTCATCGCCGCGATCCTGGTCGCCATGACCGTGGGCTGGGCTCTGCGCATGACCAGCAGCTCGGCGGTGCAGATCGCCATCACCGCGCTCCTCATGATCGCGCTCGGCGGCCAGGAATTCCACTACGGGGTAGAACGGCTCGTGGAGACGCTGATCGGCGCCGTGATCGGTGTCGTGGTGAACGCCCTCGTGGTCGCTCCCGTGCGCACGTCGCCCGTTCACCAGGCCGTGTCGGGCCTCGTGCTCGAGACCTCGGCCGCGCTAGATCGCCTGGCGAACGCCCTCTCTGAGCCCCGCGACGAGCCCTGGCTCGATGACATGCTCACCCGGGCGCGCGCGCTCCAGCAGGATCGCACCGAGGTGCACGCGCTGCTGCGCCGCGCGCGCGAGAGCCTGCGGTTGAACCCGCGCGGGCCGAAGTATCGTACGCTGCTTGCGGCGGACGACGAGCTGTTCCTCCGGGTGCAGCCGATCGTGACGCAGGTGATCGGGATGTCCCGTGCGCTCTACGACCTCTACGACACCGACCTCGTCACGGACCCCTCGGTCATCGGGATGGTCGAGGAGATGCGGCGCGCGGCCCACGACCTCGCGTTGCTCGTCCGCCCTGATCTGCCCGAGTCCGAGCAGCCGCCTCAGGAGCCGCCTGCGCTCACGGCCCCGTACACGATCCCCCGCCCGCACCCCGTGCACTGGATGCTCATCGGCTCGCTCATGGAGGACCTGCGGCGCATTCGGCAGGAGATCACCGGCGCGGTCCCTCCCGGCGCAATTTAG
- a CDS encoding App1 family protein: protein MHVRRSRRAIKSGKAPDVIPYIGYGSTEWVRVLGRVLFLKPATPEHSRLRADVAQVQRVRGWRSFTSLHVPHHPVRVSIDGQLVTEVVADRGGVVDAIVPVSLSPGWHTITLQTAEGEPADTPIHVLDPAARFGVISDVDDTILMTALPKPFVAAWNTFVLAEQARAATPGMPVLLDHLLGAHPGAPIVYLSTGAWNAAPTLTRFLSRNLYPVGPLLLTDWGPTHDRWFRSGREHKQRELRRLAAEFPDMRWVLIGDDGQHDEQLYHEFSTEHPQNVAAVAIRQLSIGEAVLAGGRSKAQLHRSVSGVPWVYGPDGATLQDELNQLGLV, encoded by the coding sequence ATCCACGTCCGCCGTTCGCGCCGCGCGATTAAGTCCGGCAAGGCGCCCGACGTCATTCCCTACATCGGCTACGGCTCTACCGAGTGGGTGCGCGTTCTTGGACGTGTGCTCTTCCTGAAGCCAGCAACCCCCGAGCACTCGCGGTTGCGCGCCGACGTCGCCCAGGTGCAGCGCGTGCGCGGCTGGCGCTCGTTTACGAGCCTGCACGTGCCCCACCACCCGGTGCGCGTCTCGATCGATGGCCAGTTGGTCACCGAGGTCGTCGCCGATCGCGGTGGAGTCGTCGACGCGATTGTCCCGGTGTCCCTCTCCCCCGGCTGGCACACGATCACCCTGCAGACCGCCGAGGGCGAGCCTGCAGACACGCCGATCCACGTTCTCGACCCCGCCGCGCGCTTCGGCGTCATATCGGACGTCGACGACACCATTCTGATGACGGCCCTCCCCAAGCCGTTTGTCGCGGCCTGGAACACGTTTGTGCTTGCCGAGCAGGCCCGCGCCGCGACGCCGGGCATGCCGGTGCTGCTCGATCACCTGCTCGGGGCGCACCCGGGCGCCCCGATCGTCTATCTCTCGACCGGGGCCTGGAATGCCGCGCCCACGCTGACACGGTTCCTCTCCCGGAACCTCTACCCGGTCGGCCCCCTGCTGCTCACCGACTGGGGCCCGACACACGATCGCTGGTTCCGCAGCGGGCGCGAGCACAAGCAGCGCGAGCTGCGCCGCCTCGCCGCAGAGTTTCCCGATATGCGCTGGGTACTCATCGGGGACGACGGGCAGCACGACGAGCAGCTGTACCACGAGTTCTCGACCGAGCACCCGCAGAACGTGGCGGCGGTGGCAATCCGTCAGCTCTCGATCGGCGAGGCGGTTCTCGCGGGCGGGCGCTCCAAGGCGCAGTTGCATCGCAGTGTGAGCGGGGTCCCCTGGGTCTACGGCCCCGACGGAGCGACCCTGCAGGACGAGCTGAACCAGCTCGGACTCGTGTGA
- a CDS encoding YceI family protein, which translates to MSITVEQIPGYRAGTWTIDKVHSEVGFSIRHLAISKVKGSFGNFDATFVTGENPLESSVTASAEVASIDTKEPNRDGHLRTGDFFAAEEFPNLTFVSTGVRVEGGDYKVDGDLTMRGVTLPVTFDFEFGGFGEDPQGGYRAGFTATTVVKREDFGLSWNSTLEKGGFLLGSDVTITIDVQAALQA; encoded by the coding sequence ATGTCGATCACCGTCGAACAGATTCCTGGATACCGCGCCGGCACCTGGACCATTGACAAGGTTCACTCTGAGGTGGGCTTCTCGATCCGCCACCTCGCGATCAGCAAGGTCAAGGGCAGCTTCGGCAACTTCGACGCCACGTTTGTGACGGGAGAGAACCCGCTCGAGTCGTCGGTGACCGCTTCCGCTGAGGTGGCGTCGATCGACACCAAGGAGCCGAACCGCGACGGTCACCTGCGCACAGGCGACTTCTTCGCCGCCGAGGAGTTCCCGAACTTGACGTTCGTGTCGACCGGTGTGCGCGTCGAGGGTGGCGACTACAAGGTTGACGGCGACCTCACCATGCGCGGCGTGACGCTCCCCGTCACCTTCGACTTCGAGTTTGGTGGCTTTGGCGAGGACCCCCAGGGCGGCTACCGTGCCGGCTTCACCGCGACCACGGTCGTCAAGCGTGAGGACTTCGGCCTCAGCTGGAACTCGACCCTCGAAAAGGGTGGCTTCCTCCTTGGTTCGGACGTCACCATCACGATTGACGTGCAGGCTGCGTTGCAGGCGTAG